The following proteins come from a genomic window of Enterococcus gilvus ATCC BAA-350:
- a CDS encoding phosphate acyltransferase has product MQKFDALLANFSSKEKIRIGVVCANDEVTIQSVFHEKVRDYLEPVLIGDEAKILEIVTQNAFSARIVAAETEEKCAAIGVEMVRAGEIDFLMKGHLQTRTFLRAVVDREKGIAASGLLSHVALNEIPAYHKLLLTTDGGMVTAPSKEEKKTLIAHGIEVMNKIGVAKPKVGLLAAAETVNPKISSSVEAEEIMREIQSEAPESCWIDGPISLDLALSKEVAAIKHYESSVAGDADIVVGPDITTMNVLGKSLTVLAGAKMAGLIMGASVPIVMVSRGSTEEEKVYSILVAMYCSKRG; this is encoded by the coding sequence ATGCAGAAATTTGATGCGTTGCTCGCAAATTTTTCTAGTAAGGAGAAGATTCGCATCGGTGTGGTTTGTGCTAACGACGAGGTGACGATTCAATCTGTCTTTCATGAAAAGGTTCGAGACTACTTGGAGCCGGTCTTGATTGGAGACGAGGCAAAAATACTCGAAATCGTCACCCAAAATGCGTTTTCTGCACGGATCGTTGCGGCGGAGACGGAGGAAAAATGTGCCGCGATAGGGGTAGAAATGGTACGAGCGGGCGAGATCGACTTTTTGATGAAGGGCCATCTTCAAACGCGGACCTTTTTAAGAGCTGTAGTGGATCGTGAAAAGGGCATTGCTGCCAGCGGCTTATTGAGCCATGTAGCATTGAATGAAATTCCTGCCTACCATAAATTATTACTGACAACAGACGGCGGGATGGTCACCGCACCAAGTAAAGAAGAGAAAAAGACACTGATCGCCCACGGAATCGAAGTCATGAATAAGATCGGCGTTGCCAAACCAAAAGTAGGCCTTTTAGCTGCGGCGGAAACAGTGAATCCGAAAATTTCGTCGTCGGTAGAAGCCGAAGAAATCATGCGGGAAATACAGTCTGAAGCACCAGAAAGCTGCTGGATCGATGGCCCGATTTCGTTGGACTTGGCTTTGAGCAAAGAGGTGGCGGCGATCAAGCATTATGAAAGTTCTGTTGCAGGCGATGCGGATATCGTCGTAGGCCCAGATATCACTACGATGAATGTTTTAGGCAAAAGTCTCACTGTTTTGGCGGGTGCCAAAATGGCTGGCCTGATTATGGGCGCCAGCGTGCCGATCGTCATGGTGTCACGCGGGTCAACGGAAGAGGAGAAGGTCTACTCAATTTTAGTCGCTATGTATTGCAGCAAGAGGGGATGA
- the buk gene encoding butyrate kinase translates to MKILAINPGSTSTKVSYYVDGEIIKEQGISHSTEELRKFQKVVDQMEFRRDILLAFMKEEGIDPKELDAVAGRGGSLPPVSSGAYEVNAEMIDYLRRVTKIEHPSNLGAILANEIKEQGNEKTLALIYDPVSVDEFEDVARISGLKGIERKSIGHALNMRAVAMKVAREEGLDYQTATVIVAHLGGGNTISIHHKGKMIDLISDDEGPFSTERTGGLPLKYVMPMCYEHSLEEMMRIYKREGGLKSYAGTSNAKKIEERVAAGDEELKTVYEGYIYQIAKGIGSLATVTNGQVDRIALTGGVAYSKMVVSELTKRVGFIAPIITVPGEHEMIALSKGAERVVLGQEELKQFTSSDV, encoded by the coding sequence ATGAAAATTTTAGCAATCAATCCTGGATCGACCTCTACGAAAGTTTCCTATTATGTGGATGGAGAAATCATCAAGGAACAGGGCATTTCTCATTCAACAGAAGAACTAAGAAAATTTCAAAAGGTCGTCGATCAAATGGAATTTCGTCGAGATATATTATTAGCCTTTATGAAGGAGGAGGGCATTGATCCTAAAGAATTAGACGCTGTAGCTGGACGCGGAGGGAGTTTGCCGCCGGTTTCTTCTGGGGCATATGAAGTCAATGCAGAGATGATCGACTATTTAAGAAGGGTCACGAAGATCGAGCATCCTTCAAATTTAGGGGCGATTCTAGCAAACGAAATCAAAGAACAGGGAAATGAAAAAACGCTCGCCTTGATCTATGATCCGGTGTCAGTAGATGAATTTGAGGATGTGGCTCGTATTTCTGGATTGAAGGGGATCGAACGCAAGAGTATCGGTCACGCTTTGAATATGCGGGCGGTGGCGATGAAGGTTGCACGAGAAGAAGGATTGGATTATCAAACAGCGACGGTGATCGTCGCTCACTTAGGTGGAGGAAATACCATCAGTATTCATCATAAAGGCAAGATGATCGACTTGATCTCTGATGATGAAGGGCCGTTTTCAACAGAACGTACGGGCGGATTGCCATTGAAGTACGTGATGCCCATGTGCTACGAGCATTCATTGGAAGAAATGATGCGGATCTACAAACGAGAAGGCGGCTTGAAGTCCTACGCAGGGACGAGCAACGCCAAAAAAATCGAAGAACGCGTGGCGGCTGGCGATGAAGAGCTGAAGACGGTCTATGAAGGATACATTTATCAAATTGCCAAAGGAATCGGGAGCCTGGCAACCGTGACAAACGGACAAGTGGATCGCATCGCTTTGACCGGCGGTGTCGCTTACTCAAAAATGGTCGTTTCTGAACTAACGAAACGGGTAGGCTTCATTGCGCCGATCATCACTGTTCCTGGGGAACATGAAATGATTGCTCTGTCAAAAGGAGCAGAACGGGTCGTCTTAGGACAGGAAGAATTGAAGCAATTTACCAGCTCGGATGTTTAA
- a CDS encoding NAD(P)-dependent alcohol dehydrogenase, with product MKIKAALVKEKGAPYEITELELAEVGSKDVLVKIVASGLCRSDYGERNGNSINFPNVLGHEGAGIVEQVGNAVTSVAPGDLVILSYAYCGECKHCVEGHPSSCEKWFAVNNIGKNPRGEFVLHTEDGTEVNNFFNQSSFSTYSLTEESNIVKVDKDVDLRLLGPLGCGLGTGSGAVLSVLQPKVGEGIAVFGTGAVGFSAVMAAKIAGCYPIVAIDINDGRLEKAKELGASHIFNSKENDPQEFIMGLTDGKGLDYVIDSTGVGPVMTKALHSLSNSGTFVPLAVTQKNFEVNTFFDLVFGNKKVRGVLIGDTIAKYHLPNLIEFYKRGEFPFDQFIKYYDFENINQAEADSLSGEVIKAVVVMDKEYQPPK from the coding sequence ATGAAAATCAAAGCAGCATTAGTAAAGGAAAAGGGTGCACCCTATGAAATTACCGAACTAGAATTGGCCGAGGTCGGGTCGAAGGACGTTTTAGTAAAAATCGTCGCGTCTGGACTGTGTCGTTCAGATTACGGAGAAAGAAATGGAAACAGCATCAACTTTCCAAATGTTTTGGGGCACGAAGGTGCAGGGATCGTTGAGCAGGTGGGAAATGCGGTAACTTCCGTAGCACCGGGCGACCTCGTGATTCTGTCTTACGCGTATTGCGGGGAATGCAAGCACTGTGTAGAAGGACACCCATCCTCTTGTGAAAAATGGTTTGCGGTGAACAATATAGGGAAAAATCCTCGGGGAGAATTTGTGCTGCACACAGAAGACGGTACAGAGGTTAACAACTTCTTTAATCAATCCTCCTTCTCTACCTATAGCTTGACTGAGGAATCCAATATCGTGAAGGTAGATAAAGACGTGGATCTGCGCCTATTGGGACCATTGGGCTGCGGATTAGGAACAGGAAGCGGTGCGGTCCTGAGTGTCCTGCAACCAAAGGTCGGTGAAGGAATCGCGGTGTTTGGAACGGGAGCGGTTGGTTTCTCAGCGGTCATGGCAGCGAAAATCGCAGGCTGCTACCCGATCGTGGCAATCGACATCAATGATGGTCGTTTGGAAAAAGCGAAGGAATTAGGCGCCAGTCATATTTTCAACAGCAAAGAAAATGATCCGCAAGAATTCATTATGGGATTAACCGACGGAAAAGGGTTGGATTACGTCATCGACTCCACAGGCGTTGGACCTGTGATGACCAAAGCGCTTCACTCCCTCAGCAATTCTGGAACCTTCGTCCCACTAGCGGTTACGCAGAAAAACTTTGAAGTGAATACGTTCTTTGATCTTGTTTTCGGGAATAAAAAGGTTCGCGGGGTATTGATCGGAGATACGATCGCTAAATACCATTTACCGAATCTGATCGAATTTTACAAACGCGGGGAATTTCCATTTGACCAATTTATTAAATACTATGATTTTGAGAATATCAATCAGGCAGAGGCGGATTCTCTTAGCGGCGAGGTTATCAAAGCAGTGGTGGTGATGGACAAAGAATACCAGCCGCCTAAATGA
- a CDS encoding Mpv17/PMP22 family protein — protein sequence MKKGDIIWVLLLAGLLALFVIPVTRDPILASSSAHPYIGGFIKFAILATMGDILGKRIASGNYQLSLQVLFRAIVWGIIGCMVTLVFPVFMGGAGAAQAGKLLPFAGVTFVQALCGSSIMNLTFAPAMNTFHRVMDIWIESAAANEPVTLKKIIGKIDWVSFVTFNWLKVGIFFWIPVHTIVFLLPENLRVIVAAFCSIALGIILSFASKKGSSDPKVEEKLA from the coding sequence ATGAAAAAAGGAGACATCATCTGGGTTCTTTTGTTGGCTGGATTACTGGCGTTGTTCGTGATCCCTGTGACGAGAGATCCAATCTTAGCGTCAAGTAGTGCTCATCCTTATATCGGCGGCTTTATCAAGTTCGCGATACTGGCGACGATGGGGGATATCCTAGGCAAGCGGATCGCTTCGGGAAACTATCAATTGTCGCTGCAGGTTTTATTCCGGGCGATCGTTTGGGGAATCATCGGCTGTATGGTAACACTCGTTTTTCCAGTCTTTATGGGTGGTGCCGGCGCGGCACAGGCAGGAAAACTGCTTCCTTTTGCCGGAGTGACTTTCGTCCAGGCCCTTTGCGGCAGCAGTATCATGAATCTGACCTTTGCCCCTGCGATGAATACCTTCCACCGTGTCATGGACATTTGGATCGAATCAGCAGCGGCTAACGAGCCAGTGACGTTAAAAAAAATCATCGGGAAAATTGATTGGGTGTCCTTTGTGACCTTCAATTGGTTAAAAGTTGGGATCTTCTTCTGGATTCCTGTACACACGATCGTGTTTTTATTACCAGAAAATCTTCGGGTGATCGTCGCTGCTTTTTGTTCGATCGCCTTGGGAATCATTCTCTCCTTTGCCTCGAAAAAGGGGAGCAGTGACCCGAAAGTAGAAGAAAAATTGGCATAA
- a CDS encoding OsmC family protein — MAKQTLKAEVESLGGMRLKCSSRGFEFMIDEPTGVGGTNEAMNPLEALLCSLGACKMMVVRFFYQAKQINLHSMRIEILGEIDSDRLKGKPDVKIGFSKIITNYYIDADNTEEEIEALVAFIEKTCPVKDTIVHAPEMELHINP; from the coding sequence ATGGCAAAGCAAACATTAAAAGCTGAAGTTGAATCACTCGGCGGCATGCGGCTGAAGTGCTCTTCTCGCGGATTTGAATTTATGATCGATGAACCAACCGGTGTCGGAGGAACAAACGAAGCGATGAATCCATTAGAGGCGCTGCTTTGTTCGTTGGGCGCCTGCAAAATGATGGTCGTTCGGTTCTTTTATCAAGCAAAACAGATCAACCTGCATTCAATGCGGATCGAGATTTTAGGTGAGATCGATTCGGACCGTTTAAAGGGCAAGCCGGATGTAAAGATCGGCTTTTCTAAAATCATTACCAATTATTACATTGATGCGGACAATACCGAGGAAGAGATCGAAGCACTGGTGGCCTTTATCGAAAAAACGTGTCCAGTCAAAGACACGATCGTCCATGCTCCAGAAATGGAGCTGCATATCAATCCCTAA
- a CDS encoding formate/nitrite transporter family protein, which yields MKSDLFMEIEETPASENEKHVKPHSDLMAQLEYSISKKMDLFNSSLPRYAVRSMLACLFLALGTAIAFYIAIRMQEAIPGLEKMAYAFMFSWSLVMILFMNAELGTSNMLYTTIGVYKKMMSVSFAVKLLFTCILFNLIGGVLCGYLLSLTAPFGHLEPDNYMFTGIASKLTKSTGQILVEGMFANIVVNTAVLVSLRMKDDAAKVMAIIFIIFIFAFLGFEHVIANFPAFSLAYFASHGTIAEMTAGNVAHNLFFTLIGNFIGGGLVMGLGYAWLNNTESKYVD from the coding sequence ATGAAATCGGATTTATTTATGGAAATTGAAGAAACACCTGCGTCTGAAAACGAAAAGCATGTGAAGCCTCATTCAGACTTGATGGCTCAGTTGGAGTATTCAATCAGTAAAAAAATGGATTTGTTTAATTCGAGTTTGCCTCGTTATGCAGTACGTTCCATGCTAGCATGTCTCTTTTTAGCTTTAGGAACGGCTATTGCTTTTTATATCGCTATTCGAATGCAGGAAGCGATTCCTGGTTTGGAAAAAATGGCGTATGCCTTTATGTTTAGCTGGTCATTGGTCATGATCCTATTTATGAATGCAGAATTAGGGACGTCGAATATGCTGTACACCACGATCGGTGTGTACAAGAAAATGATGTCCGTCTCTTTTGCGGTGAAATTATTATTTACGTGTATTTTGTTCAATTTGATTGGCGGCGTTTTATGCGGCTATCTGTTGTCATTGACCGCTCCTTTTGGACACCTAGAACCAGACAACTATATGTTTACTGGGATCGCGTCTAAATTGACAAAATCCACTGGTCAAATCTTAGTAGAAGGGATGTTTGCGAATATCGTCGTAAACACTGCCGTTTTAGTCAGTCTGCGAATGAAAGACGATGCAGCGAAGGTCATGGCGATCATCTTCATCATCTTCATCTTTGCCTTTTTAGGTTTTGAGCACGTCATCGCGAACTTCCCAGCATTTTCTTTAGCTTACTTTGCTTCTCATGGAACGATCGCTGAGATGACGGCTGGAAATGTCGCCCACAATCTATTCTTCACGCTGATTGGAAACTTTATCGGCGGCGGATTGGTCATGGGACTTGGTTATGCATGGTTGAATAACACAGAATCAAAATATGTCGATTAG
- a CDS encoding nitroreductase family protein, protein MALYSSIFTRKSTRKFTDQPLSGEALADIKSFIQTIPPLVPDAEITYKIVGPEEVKGMGIPKAPHYFLIYGKEQFLRNTCAGFLFQHVDLYLFSKGYASRWLGMLKPKEAEPNFIIGMAFGYPEKEEKRTLTDFDRKPLKEISEGTDSRLDAVRLAPSGLNGQPWYIIAKPGVLFVYRQKKINGLPGIMYKMTDLDVGIALCHLAVATEESGKNFNFGITKGAPGAPDGFLYLGTVT, encoded by the coding sequence ATGGCGTTGTATTCAAGTATTTTCACACGAAAATCGACACGTAAGTTCACGGACCAGCCGCTATCAGGAGAGGCATTGGCTGATATCAAAAGCTTTATTCAAACAATCCCTCCCTTAGTGCCAGATGCGGAGATTACCTATAAGATCGTGGGTCCAGAAGAAGTCAAGGGGATGGGTATTCCCAAGGCGCCTCATTATTTTTTGATTTATGGCAAGGAACAATTTTTAAGAAACACCTGTGCAGGATTTTTGTTTCAGCATGTGGATCTGTATTTATTTTCCAAAGGGTATGCTTCGCGTTGGCTGGGTATGCTGAAGCCGAAAGAAGCCGAGCCGAATTTTATCATTGGGATGGCCTTTGGGTATCCAGAAAAGGAAGAGAAGCGAACATTAACGGATTTTGACCGCAAGCCGCTGAAGGAAATCTCTGAAGGGACGGATTCTCGCTTAGATGCGGTTCGATTAGCGCCCTCTGGTTTAAATGGTCAGCCGTGGTATATTATTGCAAAACCAGGTGTGCTATTTGTATACAGGCAGAAGAAAATCAACGGATTGCCGGGGATCATGTATAAAATGACAGATTTGGATGTGGGGATCGCTCTATGTCATTTAGCTGTAGCGACTGAAGAGAGCGGAAAGAATTTCAACTTTGGGATCACGAAAGGTGCACCGGGTGCTCCAGATGGTTTCCTCTATTTAGGAACAGTCACGTGA
- a CDS encoding YncE family protein has protein sequence MKNMHIGTLTWLRHFLSGSYFNRGNVWRVFPEFFQSAEEQTYLVPGLKKARSITREGEKATCLDMTPQGLTLTEDYLLISAYCHTHEHHSVIYVVDRRNGAKLKTILLPDLPHAGGLAYDPIHRKLWVSNTLGKNAAVAAITLEAILQYSEKQGTIAYEQKVPLKELPRASALTYDNGYLVVALFALKERGTVVCYPIDDEGNLTQKPNVSNHSPNLAPLASPFGSMAIPKKIQGVTFYKQFMLLSKSWGKQPGQIFIFDIHKTTDFSDISQAIKIIETPPYLEQIYVEGNTLFALFESGAAAYRKKTSFVVKEVLQLDLLSLIR, from the coding sequence ATGAAAAACATGCACATTGGAACACTCACTTGGCTGCGCCATTTTTTATCTGGCAGTTACTTTAACCGTGGAAATGTCTGGCGCGTTTTCCCGGAGTTTTTTCAATCTGCGGAGGAGCAAACATACCTTGTTCCCGGCTTAAAAAAGGCCCGCTCAATCACGCGGGAAGGCGAAAAAGCAACGTGTTTAGATATGACACCGCAAGGACTGACGCTGACGGAAGACTATCTGCTGATCTCTGCTTATTGTCACACCCACGAACATCATTCTGTCATTTACGTAGTGGATCGCCGAAATGGCGCCAAGCTCAAGACGATCCTCCTGCCAGATCTGCCCCACGCAGGCGGTCTCGCCTATGATCCGATCCATCGCAAACTATGGGTCAGTAATACACTTGGAAAAAACGCGGCGGTTGCAGCAATCACTCTCGAAGCGATTCTCCAATATTCAGAAAAACAGGGCACGATTGCTTATGAACAAAAAGTCCCTTTGAAAGAACTGCCTCGCGCCTCTGCTTTGACCTATGACAATGGGTATTTAGTGGTTGCCTTGTTCGCCTTGAAGGAACGTGGAACTGTCGTGTGCTACCCAATCGATGACGAGGGAAATTTGACGCAGAAACCAAATGTTTCCAATCACTCACCGAACCTTGCACCCCTTGCTTCACCCTTTGGCTCGATGGCGATTCCGAAAAAAATTCAAGGCGTGACCTTTTATAAACAGTTCATGCTTCTTTCAAAGTCTTGGGGCAAGCAGCCTGGGCAAATTTTTATTTTTGATATTCATAAAACCACTGATTTCTCAGATATTTCCCAAGCCATAAAAATCATCGAGACGCCCCCTTATCTCGAACAGATTTATGTAGAAGGCAACACACTCTTCGCACTATTTGAGAGTGGCGCTGCCGCTTACCGCAAAAAAACCTCTTTTGTCGTCAAAGAGGTTTTGCAGCTAGATTTACTTTCACTTATTCGATAA
- the trpE gene encoding anthranilate synthase component I: protein MKKIKQLSNKKLDPITIYYRLKSRGTCIFERRSEVQDYAIIAFDPVKLLTFQAGEFRINGDKISCTDPLKELEKQVLIDEECQEELPFQGGAIGYVGYDVAACYEDIGEIPKDELNVPDLQFYLYESYVIYDKQKQITTLVVGNCYSEDSEARLEERMGNLEETLQQEIELPEGNLPPLTFTSNFSQGEFEAIVRQAKKRIVAGDLFQVVPSQRLSAAFTSAPFDYYRQLRKSSPSAYLYYLDFPDVQVIGNSPESLVTVKGDNVTTNPIAGTRKRGADEQEDEALAIELQNDPKEIAEHRMLVDLGRNDLGKVAVRGSVTVPTYLTIERYRFVMHLVSVVAGRLQPGRTAMDALKATLPAGTVSGAPKIRAMTRIYQFETVKRSIYAGAVGFLGVEDQADFAIAIRTMVIKDNNAHVQAGAGIVYDSDPTSEYFETLQKAKALMEVRK, encoded by the coding sequence ATGAAAAAAATTAAACAGTTATCTAATAAAAAGCTTGATCCAATCACCATTTATTATCGCTTGAAGAGTCGTGGAACCTGTATCTTTGAACGAAGATCTGAGGTTCAGGATTACGCGATCATCGCATTTGATCCAGTCAAGCTGCTGACTTTTCAAGCGGGAGAATTTCGCATCAACGGTGACAAAATTTCGTGTACCGATCCGTTAAAGGAATTGGAAAAGCAGGTTCTGATTGATGAGGAGTGTCAGGAGGAACTTCCTTTCCAAGGCGGGGCAATAGGGTATGTTGGTTACGATGTTGCTGCGTGCTACGAAGACATCGGAGAGATACCGAAAGATGAGCTGAATGTACCGGACCTGCAATTTTATCTGTATGAATCCTACGTAATTTATGACAAGCAGAAGCAAATCACTACTTTGGTGGTCGGAAACTGCTACAGCGAAGATTCAGAAGCTCGATTAGAAGAGCGAATGGGAAATCTCGAAGAAACGCTTCAACAGGAAATCGAATTGCCAGAGGGGAATCTTCCTCCGTTGACATTTACCAGTAACTTTTCTCAAGGCGAGTTTGAGGCGATCGTCAGGCAAGCGAAGAAACGAATCGTGGCGGGGGATCTCTTCCAAGTCGTACCTTCGCAACGATTGTCGGCGGCATTCACGAGTGCGCCTTTTGACTATTATCGCCAGTTGAGAAAAAGCAGTCCGTCAGCCTATCTTTACTATTTGGATTTTCCAGATGTTCAGGTGATTGGCAACTCGCCGGAGAGCCTAGTCACAGTCAAAGGTGATAATGTAACGACGAACCCGATCGCGGGAACGCGAAAACGGGGGGCGGATGAACAGGAGGACGAAGCATTAGCAATCGAGCTGCAAAACGATCCGAAAGAAATCGCGGAGCATCGGATGCTGGTGGATCTTGGCAGAAATGATTTGGGAAAAGTTGCGGTTCGCGGTTCTGTGACGGTGCCGACCTATTTGACCATCGAGCGATACCGCTTCGTTATGCATCTTGTCTCCGTAGTGGCAGGAAGGCTACAGCCAGGACGCACCGCGATGGACGCGCTGAAGGCGACCCTGCCGGCCGGAACCGTCAGCGGCGCACCAAAAATTCGAGCGATGACTCGGATTTATCAATTTGAAACAGTCAAACGTTCGATCTATGCAGGAGCGGTCGGATTTTTAGGTGTAGAGGATCAAGCGGATTTCGCCATTGCGATTCGCACGATGGTCATCAAAGACAACAACGCGCATGTGCAAGCCGGGGCAGGAATCGTTTATGATTCTGATCCTACGAGTGAATATTTTGAAACATTGCAAAAAGCCAAAGCATTGATGGAGGTAAGAAAATGA
- a CDS encoding anthranilate synthase component II, which yields MILLVDNYDSFTYNLVQLLPEDLTILRNDDPELLSTAEKASAIVLSPGPGRPEEAGKIELLIRRFYRRKPILGICLGHQAIGEVFGGKIIGAPTIMHGKQSRVSGERQVMRYHSLMIDPEAVPQDLEVTEKVDGCIMAIRHKRYPVFGLQFHPESIGTEDGASYLTQFLQKAGI from the coding sequence ATGATTTTACTTGTCGATAATTACGATTCCTTTACGTATAATCTGGTCCAGCTTTTGCCAGAGGATTTAACTATTTTACGAAACGATGATCCAGAATTATTAAGCACCGCAGAGAAGGCTTCCGCGATCGTCCTGTCGCCAGGACCGGGAAGGCCTGAAGAAGCGGGGAAAATCGAACTGCTGATCCGCCGCTTTTATCGCAGAAAACCGATCTTAGGCATTTGTCTCGGACATCAAGCCATCGGTGAAGTGTTCGGTGGAAAAATCATCGGTGCACCCACGATCATGCACGGAAAACAATCACGGGTCTCAGGGGAGCGGCAAGTCATGCGCTACCATTCGCTAATGATCGATCCAGAAGCTGTACCGCAGGATTTAGAAGTAACAGAGAAAGTGGACGGCTGCATCATGGCGATCCGTCACAAAAGGTATCCCGTTTTCGGATTGCAATTCCATCCAGAATCGATCGGAACAGAAGACGGCGCCAGTTACCTTACGCAATTTTTACAGAAAGCAGGGATTTAA